Part of the Vulpes vulpes isolate BD-2025 chromosome 13, VulVul3, whole genome shotgun sequence genome, ATGATCGCCACCGGCGGCCTCCTGAGGATTTCCGCCAGAAAGCAGGATCCCCTCCGCCCCCCAAGCCAGGTCCCCAAGCGCAAGCGGAAAGCCAAGAGAAGGCGCAAGAACGATGTGGTGGTGGTGAAAGGCAAGCTAAAGCTGTGCTCCATCTCGGGGCTCATCGCCCTCTGCGGgatcctggtgctgctggtgggcaTAGCCATGGCGGTGGTGGGCTACTGGCCCAAGGCCAACGGGGCCGGCAGGGACGGGGCTAAGCAGCTGCCGCCCGCAGCCAGCGGCCACCGCGTCCCCGCCGTggccaacagcagcagcagcggtGGCAGCCGAGACCGGTCCCGGAGCCCCCTGGGGGCTCGGCGGGGCGTCAACTCCAGTTTGGCGGGCGCGCCCCGGAGCACGCCGCCCGCGCGCTCCGCCGCCCCTGCGGCCTCGTCCCCGTCTGCGGGGCTCTTCTTCCGCCTCTTCTCGGGGTACCTGCACTCCGACAAGCTCAAGGTCTTCGGGCCCCTCATCATGGGCATCGGCATCTTCCTCTTCATCTGCGCCAACGCGGTGCTCCACGAGAACCGGGACCGGAAGACCAAGATCATCAACCTGCGGGACCTCTACTCCACCGTCATCGACGTGCACAGCCTCCGCGCCAAAgacctggccgccgccgccgccgccgcctcggcccccgcccccgcccccgcccccgccgcggcgccccccggagccccgccGCTCAACGGCTTCCTCAGCTACGTGCAGTCGCGGGGCCTGGAGCTGAAGCCCGGgagcggcggtggcggcggcgcgGGGGACGCCTTCGGGGCGGCGGCGGTGCTGGCCCGGGGCTCGTGGCCCCCCCCGGGCCCggtgggcggcggcggcggggccaaGGGCGCCGCGTCCCCGCCCGACCTGGCCTCGTCCCCGCGCTGCCCGCGGGAGCCCCCGAGCCTGGCGGAGGCGGTGTACAGCATCTACCGCGAGCGCTCGGGCGCGGCCGGCCGTcgccgggccgccgccgccgccgccgccgccgccgccgccgcgcccgccagCAGGGGCGGCAGCCCGGCGCCCTGCAGCCCACCCGAGAGCTGGGGGCGCCAGAGCACCGCCAGCTCCCTCGTGGACTCCTCGCTGAGCGGCTTCGCGCTCCTACCGTTGCACGGGGACCGCGACGGGGACGCGGACGGGGACGCGGACGCCGACGCCGacgcgggcggggagggcgcgaGCTGCAGCTGGCACAGGCCGCCCGGGGAACGTGGCTCTCGGGAGATCCCGCGGGGCGAGCTCGACCTGAGCCTCACCGACCTCCGCGGCGGCCCGGGCGGCACGCGCTGGGCGCCCGGGGAGCTGGGGGAGCCCgagggcgcggcggcggcggcggcggcggcggcgcgcgccgCCAGGGGGCAGGGCGGCCGCCTGCCCAGGACCGGCAGGTACGCGGCCCTGCGGCGCCGCAGCACCAGCGGGCTCCCGGACTACCGGGCGCCGCCGTCCCCcgagccgccccccgccccgcacggCGCGGAGCTGGACTCGAGCCCTCTGGCGCGAGCTGcctcccgctccccgccccgcgccgggcCGGCCTCGCCGAGCTCGGGGTCGGACGGCGCGCCCCGCGGCCAGAAGGGCTCCGCCGCCCCGCGGGAGGCCGGCACCTCTGCGGAGTCGGCCCCGCGAGCGGCGGCCCGTCGGGGCGCAGACTGCGAGGCCGCCGCGGCCCCGGGTGCGCCGCAGAGCCCCGGGGagggccccggggagggcccCGAGGAGGGCCCTGGCCGGGGGCGCCCCGCGGCCCAGCCACCTCCGCCCGCGCAGAGGCGCTTTACAAACAAGGAGAAACTTTTCCTGATCTCCCGCTCCCGCGCCGTGGCGGTGGAGGACGGAGACCTGGAGAGCGCCGGCATCTAGGGGAGAAGCAGCGGGAGCGCGGAAGGAGCCGGAATCGGGGAACCGCCCGCTGGAATCGGCGAGTTTAACCGTTCCCTGGTTCCTCGTGGACGCGCCCGAGGACATCAACCAACACCCAAAGAGCTGCGGAAAGTTATCCTTGAATTGCGTTCACAAGATTCCTGTAGATAACTCcaagcaattattattattttttaaaaaagcaaactagTCTTTTATGTCCGATGGTGATTGTACGTTCCATGAAAACCAAATGTATTAAAAGGTCAGCAATCTAGTTCATTAGATAAAACTCTCTTAATTTTCTTAggatcaaaataatatatatttttttgagagtaaCTGCACTTTACTCcaactgccccccgcccccaccccattTAACCCAACCCTGTCCTCTGCCACCGGTTTTGTCCGTAGCTGCTTGTGAATGACAAGCGTTCCTTCTCCTGTGCTTTTGTGGGGCATAGAAGGGTTTGGTTTGTCTGAGTTCCTTGAGAACTGACCTTACTGAAGAAGTCAAAGCCAGAAGCAAGAGTGTGTCAGGGAAGAGCACTTTCCTTGCCCCGCCCCTACTCTGCTCCCAACAGCCCAAaggcctctttattttttaaaagggtattTACATTTTGCTACTAGGGTATCTaatggagaaggggaggggcagcatCCAGATGGATTGTTACATTCCTAACTACACTCTACCAAGTACACAATACTTTATTGAGTATTATCACTCCTGTATTGCAAATAGcgttattaaaaatcttttttttaataaaagaagtttccaaacaAAGAGTTAAACATAATATCGCTTCATTTTGCCTTGGAACTAATACTTCTAACACACACGCAGCATCGAACAGGTCAGCTggtaaatctaaaatattttgctatgtCACTGTGTATGATTGTAGCTATCCTCCCTCCAGTGCTCCACGCTATCATGACTCCGTCCATTTCcagtgtatttttaacttttaaatataggGTAGTATTGAACATTTGGGagtttctctttcaaatagaatgaagcattaaataaatagtaattttccGTAATACTTCCAAGTTTACCTCAAAGTATTAATCTACAGAGCACCAGGCTTATTAATGGCCCCTTTTCATCCTCTTGGATTTTTTTACTtacttggttttgattttaagttCATGATCTTGACTCCATGGCCTACATaggctaaaataaaaaggtaatgtTTTAATAATTTGGTAGGTTGTTTACATTTGGTTTTACTAAAAGTCAATTAGTTACTTTTCAAGAACAGTAAACAATGTACCTTTCTGATGCCCTCTCCCTTTGGGTGTGAAGGCTGAGAATCTCAAGAGTGGTATTACTTTTCTTTTGGCCATTGGGGCATGAGGCTATCACTGTAGGAGGctcaaatactgattttaaagGAAACCCAGTCAACGATGTGGTCGTGTTAGTCCCCGTGGATGAAGCACTGGGTCCAGTGGAAAGAGAGCAGATTCAGGAGTGAGACTAGGCCCCTAGCTCTCAGCATTTGCTAGCTGTGTAGCTTTGAACGGTCACAAATGCTGAGTCTCAGTCATTCATTCTATCAAATGGGGATAACTAGACATACCTCATGGAGGTATGAGGGGGTGGGCAAGGAGTTATGCATACAGAGGGGAGCAGAGTACCTGGCTCAGACTGCGTATTCAGTAAATGgttattgtaattattattattatcgttATAATAAGTTGTCTGCATGCACGCTGTAGAAGAATAACCCTTCAAGTTGAGCTCAAGAAAGCCTGGCTAAAATCTGGAATATCCACTTACTATCTGCATAGGCAAAAAACTTAATCCCTCTGGGCCTCTGGTGGATGATATAGTCCCTCCGATTGCCTTCAGTTCTAGAAGCTTCACTTCATTTCAGGGTATTTGTTTTGTCCTGGGTATAATCATATTTGTACATACAATCTTGCAAAGTGAATATACTTTGTAAACTACCATTTTAGTGTGACATTCCGTAATCAATTTAAAAGGACCTAATTTATTTCCAGATTGGATCTGTAATTAATCTTATCAACTCACTCTAAAGCTGTGGATTCATTTATTTGGCTCTTCTATAGGAAAAGTGAGTTTCCACTAGTAAGAGCAACAAGCAAGTGTAATGATACCTCCAGATAGTGTTAAATTTCATTGGCCTCTATTGTTTTAtcatactcccccccccccaatttgtAATTTCCCTAGTTTCTCTTCTCCATTATCTTGTATAGTGGGTAATACACTGAGAGAGTTTGGCGGGTTGTTTTAAAGGGAAAACAGGCGCCAGTGCTCTAAAATGCTGTTTCCAGTCCTCAGAAAATGCACTGTAAGGCATTTAGCAAATTATAAAGCCACTACCTCTTAATTTAACTAGAGAGGTGGAGAGAATAATATTTATCCCTTACAAATAATATTTATCCCTTGTCTTAGAAAGTTCAGTCCAACCAATTGACTAGAGTTAACAATACTGATCGCCTACTTATATAAAACAGATTGAACACTTGTAGTTCGTATTGATCTTGTGGACTCAGGTCctcagaaattaaataactttggTAAACTAGCTTAGTATCAAATCAAATCTATCTTATCCATTTAGCAATTTGACCAGATCTTTTTTTGTGCTTTCCCCTGAAGATAAAGAAGTCTAAGCTGAGTTTTTCAAGCCTTGGGAGGAGCTCAGGCTTTCATCAGGCCTCAGAAAGAATCCTCTGCGATTATGAAGGTGGTAATTTATAATCTTTCCTTTCAGAGGATCAGAGATCTGCAATAATGCTAGATTTCTACTCACTACTTACTGTGGGCCAAGTTCTGTCCtacatgctttatatatatatcacctcaATTACCCCTCATGGCAGCTCTAGTGAAGTAACCTTatattccccattttacagagaaagataCTGAGGTCAGGATGGTGGAGGGCTCGCCCAGGTTACACACCTGCTAAATGGAGGAGCCAGGATTTATACAGAGTTCTGAGGATTATCTGGACCTGTTGGCAGATGCAGAACTGAAACTGGCATTTCTGGAGACCATCAGAATATTTTCTACCTTCTTAGCTTCCTGCTAAATCCTTTCCCAGAAACTGTACTTAAGAGACTTGCAGAGAAGTGTTAGGAGGCACAGCCAGTTTAAAAGCTGGAATCTGTGTTTAAGTGTTCAGGATGGCATGAACAAGGTTTTTCTCCATGTGACTTGGCAGGAATTGTTGGGCTCAAATCAGTCAGGATTATTTGGAGGGACTTTAGAGATCATGGAATTTATCCCCCCTTTATAAATGAGGTTGCTAAGAATTAGAAAGATGGGACAATTTGTTCAAAGGTAAACAGTGGCAGGACTAGAAAGCTAAAATAATTCCAGCGGTTGACACATGCATCCATCCTCCCCCACCGCCCCATATTTCTACCCTGTACTAACTAGTTGGGTGACAGTGGGCAAgctacttagcctctctgtgtctcaatttccttttccatccaatgggaataataatattccCTACCTCTCAGGACCTGACCAAAGATTCAAAGAATTACTATCTGTGTAGAGCATTTGCGACAGGCTTGGCCCATGGAGAGAGTGTCATAAAAAGTCTTACTTAAAATAGAATTAAGCtgttaaatcattttatattacCTTCCTTTTTATTAATGGAATAATTTCAGGTTTAAAAATCTAAAGTATGAGGCAACAAAGCATGACTTGGATGGGGGGTCATGTAACCTTTACCTGAGTTTCCACATCTGTTAGGTGGAGAGAATAAAGAGCATCTGACTcatgaaattaattatttaaatgaggGCTCAATAAATTAATATCCTCAAAGAACTTAGAATCACTCCTGGCACAAATAAACCTTCAGTCAACGTTAGCTGCTATTTTTAaggcaaaatacagaaaattaattaGTAGGCTAAATATACTACTCACTTGTTAGAGACAAACTTACCCTGCATTGAGAAGTCTTTATAGTTTAAAtataataggaagaaaaattgGACCTCAAGAAATGAGAAGCTCGGCCCCTGCAATGTCCCCAGTAGAACACAGAACTACTGAGAGCTAGGTATGGGCCCTCACGGTCCCATTGTCATAacattatataattatgaaaGTGGCCGCAAACTGCTTACATGGCTCTGTTTCATGAGTATTCCTTTCCGACCACAGAGGCTGGCTGAATCAGGAAGGCCCGGCTAGCCCTGCAGTCCAGGCCCCTTTCTGTTAGAGGAGCGACCTGGGAGGATTGCTCCAGTGAAGACCTACATGGGGCAGGGGCCTGTTGGTCTATTTACATTTCTAGACAAAAGGTTCTTTTTCCATACTGGTTTTCTCTTTagtcatttt contains:
- the TMEM200C gene encoding transmembrane protein 200C, translating into MIATGGLLRISARKQDPLRPPSQVPKRKRKAKRRRKNDVVVVKGKLKLCSISGLIALCGILVLLVGIAMAVVGYWPKANGAGRDGAKQLPPAASGHRVPAVANSSSSGGSRDRSRSPLGARRGVNSSLAGAPRSTPPARSAAPAASSPSAGLFFRLFSGYLHSDKLKVFGPLIMGIGIFLFICANAVLHENRDRKTKIINLRDLYSTVIDVHSLRAKDLAAAAAAASAPAPAPAPAAAPPGAPPLNGFLSYVQSRGLELKPGSGGGGGAGDAFGAAAVLARGSWPPPGPVGGGGGAKGAASPPDLASSPRCPREPPSLAEAVYSIYRERSGAAGRRRAAAAAAAAAAAAPASRGGSPAPCSPPESWGRQSTASSLVDSSLSGFALLPLHGDRDGDADGDADADADAGGEGASCSWHRPPGERGSREIPRGELDLSLTDLRGGPGGTRWAPGELGEPEGAAAAAAAAARAARGQGGRLPRTGRYAALRRRSTSGLPDYRAPPSPEPPPAPHGAELDSSPLARAASRSPPRAGPASPSSGSDGAPRGQKGSAAPREAGTSAESAPRAAARRGADCEAAAAPGAPQSPGEGPGEGPEEGPGRGRPAAQPPPPAQRRFTNKEKLFLISRSRAVAVEDGDLESAGI